The Solibacillus sp. FSL W7-1464 genome contains a region encoding:
- a CDS encoding NAD(P)H-binding protein: MKTMRSALVVGATGLVGSSLVKLLCESEEYVAVNVISRRPLDFTHPKLVVKLCEFNQIADKDIEFAHEVFCCLGTTMKKAGSKQQFEKVDFEYPLTIAAIAKNRGVGHFIVISAMGANEKALAYYSQVKGKLEAELIKMDFPQLSIVRPSLITGDRPEFRLGETIGDKILKVLNPILVGPLKKIHSIPATQIALAMKVIALHGKKQKVAIYLSDELLKMHMPNIEKEETLADDEVTFNWDKYKEDSLPPVDIEDKEFSRKNETRGK, encoded by the coding sequence ATGAAAACGATGCGTTCAGCGTTGGTCGTCGGTGCAACAGGATTGGTCGGTTCTTCCCTTGTGAAGTTATTATGCGAGAGTGAGGAGTATGTTGCAGTCAATGTCATTTCAAGAAGACCGCTTGATTTTACGCACCCAAAATTAGTTGTAAAGCTGTGTGAATTTAATCAGATTGCCGACAAGGATATTGAATTTGCTCATGAGGTATTTTGCTGTTTAGGAACGACGATGAAAAAAGCGGGTTCAAAGCAGCAGTTTGAAAAGGTCGATTTCGAGTATCCGCTAACGATTGCAGCGATTGCAAAAAATCGCGGGGTCGGTCATTTTATTGTCATTTCGGCAATGGGAGCAAATGAAAAGGCACTTGCTTACTATAGTCAGGTAAAGGGGAAATTGGAGGCAGAGCTCATTAAAATGGATTTCCCGCAACTATCCATCGTACGTCCCTCACTTATTACAGGGGATCGCCCGGAATTCCGTCTTGGAGAAACGATTGGCGATAAAATATTAAAGGTGCTTAATCCGATTTTAGTCGGACCGCTGAAAAAAATCCATTCCATTCCGGCGACGCAGATTGCATTGGCGATGAAAGTAATCGCACTACACGGAAAAAAGCAGAAAGTGGCGATTTACTTATCCGATGAGCTGCTGAAAATGCATATGCCCAATATTGAAAAGGAAGAAACTTTAGCAGATGATGAAGTGACTTTTAACTGGGATAAATACAAAGAAGACTCGTTGCCGCCAGTAGATATTGAGGATAAAGAGTTCAGTCGGAAAAATGAAACGCGGGGTAAATAA
- a CDS encoding MarR family winged helix-turn-helix transcriptional regulator: MNEHKREQLTELFEKMTSLERKIANQWNSQNQLGFSKSHILILAYLHTDGPKRPSAIAEKLKVTTGGVTVLTTKLIKAGLIEKTQNETDRRASQIHITEAGIEVLERSRQQVDNLFENLFGMLTEDEIKTLTAIFDKCTKL, from the coding sequence ATGAATGAGCATAAACGCGAGCAGTTAACCGAACTTTTTGAAAAAATGACATCGTTGGAACGCAAAATTGCTAATCAATGGAACAGTCAAAATCAGTTAGGCTTCTCAAAATCACATATTTTAATTTTGGCTTACTTGCACACAGATGGTCCAAAGCGCCCTTCTGCCATTGCAGAAAAGCTGAAAGTGACAACAGGTGGCGTGACCGTTTTGACGACGAAGCTCATTAAGGCGGGGCTCATTGAAAAAACACAAAATGAAACGGATCGCCGCGCTTCGCAAATTCATATTACCGAAGCAGGAATCGAAGTGCTCGAACGCTCTCGTCAGCAAGTAGACAATCTTTTCGAAAACCTGTTCGGCATGTTAACAGAAGATGAAATTAAGACTTTAACGGCAATCTTTGATAAATGTACGAAGTTATAA
- a CDS encoding glycerol-3-phosphate acyltransferase — translation MFYLLLSYLFGTILFAVVIGKIKGIDLQYANSGNLGARNAGRTLGKWAFILVAVGDGLKGLIVVVAGRMLELPEQMIALAVIAVVLGHLYPFWNHGKGGKGVATVIGAMVAFSPLLLLVFLAGFLLSLLITKSATLSMTGGFIMYGLVASVYMDAGFIVTIALILVIWKQRHSIVERVKPNVLE, via the coding sequence TTGCAGTCGTTATAGGGAAAATAAAAGGGATTGATCTGCAATATGCAAATAGCGGCAATCTTGGGGCACGAAATGCCGGACGTACATTAGGTAAGTGGGCTTTTATCCTCGTGGCAGTGGGGGATGGACTAAAAGGGCTGATTGTAGTAGTAGCAGGGCGTATGCTTGAGCTTCCTGAACAGATGATTGCGCTTGCCGTCATCGCTGTAGTGCTTGGCCATCTGTACCCGTTTTGGAATCACGGAAAAGGCGGAAAAGGAGTCGCAACAGTAATCGGAGCAATGGTCGCTTTTTCTCCGTTACTCCTATTGGTATTTTTAGCCGGCTTTTTATTGAGTCTGCTCATCACAAAAAGTGCAACACTTAGTATGACAGGCGGATTCATCATGTACGGACTAGTCGCGAGCGTATATATGGATGCAGGGTTTATCGTAACGATTGCACTTATTCTCGTGATTTGGAAACAGCGTCATAGCATTGTAGAAAGGGTGAAACCGAATGTACTGGAGTAA
- the helD gene encoding RNA polymerase recycling motor HelD, translating into MEQTIWQQEETHLKEISALLKQQIKVQSNHLKKQKGDIVEERSQASSEFNDVSGESAIQFSQILQTMQLHEREYLNASEQLSKMQILYKSPYFGRISIENEEGEREHLYIGLSTFREPKTDDVLIYDWRAPISSLFYENKVGNARYQIPDGEYIPVTIQGRRQYKVKYDELLQVLDADIYVGDEVLQSLLSDTAKEKMKSIVATIQSDQNIVIRSSNKDNLIVLGPPGSGKTSVAMQRIAYLLYEYRQTMSARSILLISPSDLFNDYISNVLPELGEDNVQHTTYYRLLRDLKLSYYKAETSYENIERLQKASKEEREHYAFKGSHSYVKQLLKYIESLKKSGMPFYNLKIEGKLFVSAKKLTDLFYDKFGALDIDFRLKKIRTVLLEKIEQEKTKDRKVLMKELKAVNTYIGTDKEIEQQANEKLQKRYGKLESAIHQLGFVNLNKMYLHSLTYQNDNLKTQTIQAATTETLKQRILYYEDLAPIMYMQAVVKGLYTDNTIKHIVIDEIQDYSYLQLLTIKAMYPKAHYTLLGDKNQVVHPQMKDSLAGPLSKHFKAVELNKSYRSTNEITDFMSAILNNTTTESLGVSGDKPKIIETNAVRETITQLVKTHYKDEDSFVILCKNKLASEQLYNELKPLLPQLQLVTEEQKVYMKGLLIMPGYMAKGFEFTTVLVADANAHVYKEEMDAYLLYTIASRATRQLFLVTDGTLPKALAHIGEQYYRKEVNI; encoded by the coding sequence ATGGAACAAACGATATGGCAACAGGAAGAGACACATTTAAAAGAAATTAGTGCTCTTCTCAAACAACAAATAAAGGTCCAGTCCAATCATTTAAAAAAGCAAAAAGGCGACATTGTAGAGGAACGCTCACAAGCATCTTCGGAGTTTAACGATGTTTCAGGGGAAAGTGCCATCCAATTTTCGCAAATACTGCAAACGATGCAATTGCACGAACGGGAGTATCTGAATGCCAGCGAACAATTAAGCAAAATGCAAATACTATATAAAAGTCCGTATTTTGGACGAATATCAATTGAAAATGAAGAAGGCGAGCGTGAACATTTATATATTGGCTTATCAACATTCCGCGAACCAAAAACGGATGATGTGCTCATATATGACTGGCGTGCGCCAATCTCAAGCCTTTTTTATGAAAATAAAGTCGGAAATGCGCGCTATCAAATTCCGGACGGGGAATATATTCCGGTTACGATTCAAGGCCGTCGTCAGTATAAAGTGAAGTACGATGAGCTGTTGCAAGTACTGGACGCGGATATTTATGTAGGCGATGAAGTGCTGCAAAGCCTGCTGTCGGATACGGCAAAAGAAAAGATGAAATCGATTGTCGCAACGATTCAAAGTGACCAGAACATCGTCATTCGTTCATCAAACAAAGATAATTTAATCGTACTAGGACCGCCTGGCAGCGGAAAAACCTCTGTTGCGATGCAGCGAATTGCTTATTTGCTGTATGAATACCGCCAAACAATGAGTGCACGCAGTATTTTGCTCATTTCGCCGTCTGATTTGTTCAATGACTACATTTCAAATGTATTGCCGGAACTCGGCGAGGATAATGTCCAGCATACGACATATTACCGTTTACTGCGCGATTTAAAATTGTCTTATTATAAAGCAGAAACGAGCTACGAAAATATTGAACGACTTCAAAAGGCGAGTAAGGAAGAACGTGAGCACTATGCATTTAAAGGCTCACATAGCTACGTAAAGCAACTGCTGAAATATATTGAAAGTCTCAAGAAGAGCGGTATGCCGTTTTATAATTTAAAAATCGAAGGAAAGCTGTTCGTATCCGCCAAAAAACTGACAGATCTGTTTTATGACAAGTTCGGCGCATTGGATATTGATTTTCGTCTGAAAAAGATCCGTACAGTACTGCTGGAAAAAATCGAGCAGGAAAAAACAAAAGACCGCAAAGTATTGATGAAGGAACTAAAAGCGGTCAATACGTATATTGGGACAGATAAGGAAATCGAGCAGCAGGCAAATGAAAAGCTGCAAAAAAGGTACGGCAAGCTTGAAAGTGCGATTCATCAGCTAGGATTTGTGAATTTAAACAAAATGTATCTGCATTCGTTAACATACCAAAATGATAATCTAAAGACACAAACGATTCAGGCCGCTACGACTGAAACGCTGAAACAACGCATATTATATTACGAAGATTTGGCACCGATCATGTATATGCAAGCCGTTGTAAAAGGCTTGTATACAGATAATACGATCAAACATATTGTCATTGATGAAATCCAGGACTATTCGTATTTACAGCTGTTGACGATTAAAGCGATGTATCCGAAAGCGCATTACACATTGCTTGGAGATAAAAATCAGGTCGTGCATCCGCAAATGAAGGACTCGCTTGCAGGTCCATTGTCCAAGCACTTCAAAGCAGTAGAGCTAAATAAATCGTACCGGTCAACAAATGAAATTACCGATTTTATGAGTGCAATTTTAAACAATACGACAACCGAATCCCTTGGTGTATCAGGAGATAAGCCAAAAATTATTGAAACGAATGCAGTGCGCGAAACAATTACCCAGCTCGTCAAAACACATTATAAAGATGAGGATAGCTTCGTTATTTTATGCAAAAATAAACTGGCTTCCGAACAATTATACAATGAATTAAAACCGCTTCTTCCTCAGCTACAGCTCGTTACAGAAGAACAGAAAGTATATATGAAGGGACTGCTCATCATGCCGGGCTATATGGCGAAAGGCTTTGAGTTTACGACGGTTCTTGTAGCAGATGCAAATGCTCATGTATACAAGGAAGAGATGGATGCGTATTTGCTGTATACAATTGCTTCACGTGCGACACGTCAATTATTTTTAGTAACGGACGGAACATTGCCAAAAGCGCTTGCCCATATCGGTGAACAGTATTATCGTAAAGAAGTGAACATTTAG
- a CDS encoding aminotransferase class V-fold PLP-dependent enzyme, whose amino-acid sequence MYWSKIAATDEEFDAIAALNYATFVEEIPQHEHNPSRRLIDKFHDENVYVIVYKNTEMVGMVAFRDTRPFSIDRKIGDVENHLDPEVCEYLCEIRLLAVKKNHRNGRVFTKLATAIYRYFYDAGYTACVISGTVREEKMYTQMGFRQFASAVGTEEARYLPMVLTRQDSTVFRERLREQNMVFFPGPVALEKPIIPSTNSHRSVKFQQELEQVKGELCKLAKANFVIPLVGTGTLANDAMLGQLKSEFPDEAGLVLVNGEFGDRLYNQAKQWGLHIEKIDVGWGSPFDIAQIETYFQKGSYRYIVFVHGETSNSTLNPLEELGELADKYNIKLCADCISSFGSVPFSMQGLHYATAVSGKSLGTVAGLAFIFCKERPVSSDAPLYMNLPYYIEKQIPFTLPHYFVEAVKDALKLYPERFDVLEKRMATIKNSALNVTATYPMIATWAHPKMAEILTICALNGFLLHGDSTYLKECNIAQISTIQPSFDKDFKRLQELLTYVMETL is encoded by the coding sequence ATGTACTGGAGTAAGATTGCAGCAACAGATGAAGAATTTGATGCAATTGCAGCATTAAACTATGCAACATTTGTGGAGGAAATTCCCCAGCATGAGCACAATCCATCGCGGCGACTCATCGATAAATTTCATGATGAAAATGTGTATGTAATTGTTTATAAAAATACGGAAATGGTCGGTATGGTCGCATTCCGCGATACTAGGCCATTTTCAATTGACCGTAAAATCGGGGATGTTGAAAACCATTTGGACCCAGAAGTTTGCGAATATTTATGCGAAATCAGGCTGCTCGCGGTAAAAAAGAATCACCGGAACGGACGTGTTTTTACGAAGCTTGCAACAGCGATCTACCGCTATTTTTACGATGCGGGATATACGGCATGTGTCATTTCCGGTACGGTACGTGAAGAGAAAATGTATACACAAATGGGGTTCAGGCAATTCGCTTCAGCTGTAGGGACAGAGGAAGCTCGTTATTTGCCGATGGTTTTAACACGGCAGGACAGTACAGTTTTCCGGGAGCGTCTGCGTGAACAGAATATGGTGTTTTTCCCGGGACCGGTTGCATTGGAAAAGCCGATCATCCCATCAACGAATTCCCACCGCTCCGTAAAATTTCAGCAAGAGCTTGAGCAGGTGAAAGGTGAGTTATGTAAGCTTGCAAAGGCAAATTTCGTCATACCGCTTGTCGGTACAGGAACACTTGCTAATGATGCGATGCTTGGTCAGTTGAAAAGTGAATTTCCCGATGAAGCCGGACTAGTATTAGTGAACGGAGAATTCGGCGATCGTCTTTATAACCAGGCAAAACAATGGGGACTACATATTGAAAAGATTGATGTTGGATGGGGAAGTCCATTCGATATTGCGCAAATTGAAACGTACTTCCAAAAAGGCAGTTATCGTTACATTGTATTTGTTCATGGCGAAACGTCGAACAGTACATTGAATCCGCTCGAGGAGTTAGGAGAGCTGGCGGACAAATATAATATTAAGCTATGTGCGGACTGTATTAGTTCGTTTGGTTCCGTACCATTTTCGATGCAGGGGCTTCATTATGCAACAGCGGTCAGCGGAAAGTCGCTCGGTACGGTGGCAGGACTTGCTTTCATCTTTTGTAAGGAACGGCCGGTTTCGAGTGATGCGCCGTTATATATGAATTTGCCGTATTATATTGAGAAGCAAATTCCATTTACATTGCCGCATTATTTTGTCGAGGCTGTCAAAGATGCACTAAAGTTGTATCCGGAGCGCTTTGACGTGTTGGAAAAGCGGATGGCAACAATAAAAAATTCAGCACTTAATGTAACAGCAACTTATCCGATGATTGCAACATGGGCACACCCGAAAATGGCCGAAATACTAACAATATGCGCATTAAACGGCTTTTTGCTGCATGGTGACAGCACTTATTTAAAGGAATGCAACATCGCTCAAATCAGCACAATTCAGCCGAGTTTTGATAAGGATTTTAAAAGGTTACAAGAGTTGCTTACTTATGTAATGGAAACGTTGTAG
- the spxA gene encoding transcriptional regulator SpxA, with protein MTVTIYTQSSCSSSRKALKWLNENNITYTEKRTTSQSLTLAEFKHILSMTEDGTDEIIATNSNDFKNLDIDIDQLSIQELYNLIQQHPRMLRSPILLDEKRIQIGYNEMDIRRFIPRKVRAFELNALQKLAVE; from the coding sequence ATGACAGTAACAATCTATACACAATCGAGCTGTTCCTCATCACGAAAAGCATTGAAATGGCTAAATGAAAATAATATTACTTATACTGAAAAAAGAACAACTTCTCAATCTTTGACTTTAGCAGAGTTTAAACATATTTTAAGTATGACAGAAGATGGTACGGATGAAATTATTGCGACAAACTCCAATGATTTCAAAAACCTGGACATTGATATTGACCAGCTATCCATTCAAGAGCTGTACAACTTAATCCAGCAGCATCCTCGTATGTTGCGCAGCCCTATTTTACTTGATGAAAAACGCATTCAGATCGGCTATAACGAAATGGACATTCGTCGTTTCATCCCTCGTAAAGTGCGTGCATTTGAATTAAATGCCCTTCAGAAATTAGCCGTAGAATAG
- a CDS encoding SE1832 family protein has product MQTKDQLQQEIAELKNDYINLQGDMEKLESLGHADSVKQALTRLENMEARLAELNKQLAAL; this is encoded by the coding sequence ATGCAAACAAAGGACCAGCTTCAGCAGGAAATCGCCGAATTAAAGAATGATTACATCAATCTTCAAGGCGATATGGAAAAGCTAGAATCACTTGGCCATGCAGACTCAGTAAAACAAGCGCTCACACGCCTTGAAAATATGGAAGCACGGCTAGCAGAACTAAACAAACAGCTCGCAGCACTTTAA
- a CDS encoding NADPH-dependent FMN reductase, translating into MKILLVDGTIFGRKTGVLLEQVQQYIQAFNPSLELEILYFSKLQHQILDGSPLNDDMKKMIQKFEEADAYIFASPIFQASIPGVLKNAFDMIPPKALRYKPAAIIGNGGTYQHHLVLENQLRPILDYFRCLVTPNYVYTHADHFDKENKIIDEDVHNRLRELARVFVQYCEMTKTLSKQAVDMQ; encoded by the coding sequence ATGAAAATATTACTTGTCGATGGAACCATTTTTGGTCGTAAAACCGGCGTTCTTTTGGAACAGGTTCAACAATATATTCAAGCTTTCAACCCTTCGCTAGAATTAGAGATTTTATACTTCTCAAAATTACAGCATCAAATTTTAGACGGCAGTCCGCTAAATGATGATATGAAAAAAATGATTCAAAAGTTTGAAGAAGCGGATGCCTACATTTTCGCATCGCCGATTTTCCAGGCATCAATCCCGGGCGTACTGAAAAATGCCTTTGATATGATTCCACCAAAAGCGTTACGTTACAAGCCGGCAGCTATTATCGGCAATGGCGGAACATACCAGCATCATTTAGTACTGGAAAACCAATTGCGTCCGATTCTTGATTACTTCCGCTGCCTAGTTACGCCAAACTATGTATACACACACGCGGATCACTTTGATAAAGAAAATAAAATTATCGATGAAGATGTGCACAACCGCCTGCGCGAACTGGCGCGTGTATTCGTTCAATATTGCGAAATGACAAAAACATTATCAAAACAAGCAGTAGATATGCAATAA
- a CDS encoding ABC-F family ATP-binding cassette domain-containing protein, with protein sequence MAILTVENLGHSFGDRTLFKDVSFRLVEGDHIGLVGANGVGKSTLMSIITGQAIHDEGKVEWLPGTHYGYLDQHTVLTAGRSMRDALRDAFAPLYKKEERLNEISVELGEPDADYDSLLEEMSEIQDALDAGDFYSLDMKIDEIARGLGLDAIGLERDVAALSGGQRTKVLLAKLLLEKPKVLLLDEPTNYLDEEHVTWLKNYLKNYPYAFLLISHDTEFMNNVVDVILHLEFTKMTRYTATYEKFIELAEINKRQHIDAYEKQQEFIKQQEDFIARNKARYSTSGRAKSRAKQLDRMERIDRPETAVKPEFSFKEARTPGRYIVEAENLVIGYDKEKPLLPPLTFQIERGEKIALVGMNGVGKSTLLKTMLGKVQPLDGKVILGDYLEPSYFEQEVKADKITPIDDVWNAFPSMEQAQVRAALARAGLKTDHITRPLNSLSGGEQAKVRLCKLMMDQTNWLIFDEPTNHLDVDAKEELKRAMKEFKGTIVLVSHEPEFYEGLATKVWNVQDWFTTRETKELNEFK encoded by the coding sequence ATGGCAATATTAACTGTTGAAAATTTAGGTCATTCATTTGGTGACCGTACGTTATTTAAAGATGTTTCATTCCGTCTTGTTGAAGGCGATCATATCGGACTTGTTGGTGCAAACGGTGTTGGAAAATCGACATTGATGAGCATTATTACAGGGCAAGCAATTCACGATGAAGGAAAAGTCGAATGGCTTCCTGGCACACATTACGGTTATTTGGATCAGCATACGGTTTTAACTGCCGGCCGTTCAATGCGCGATGCATTACGTGACGCGTTTGCACCTTTATATAAGAAGGAAGAGCGTTTAAATGAAATTTCAGTGGAACTAGGCGAGCCTGATGCAGATTACGACAGCCTATTGGAAGAAATGTCGGAAATCCAGGATGCACTTGATGCTGGTGATTTCTATAGCCTGGACATGAAAATCGATGAGATCGCCCGCGGTTTAGGATTGGATGCGATTGGTCTGGAACGCGATGTTGCCGCATTATCTGGTGGTCAGCGTACAAAAGTATTACTTGCTAAACTTTTACTTGAAAAACCAAAAGTATTATTACTGGATGAGCCGACGAACTATCTTGATGAAGAACATGTTACTTGGCTGAAAAACTACTTGAAAAACTATCCGTATGCATTCCTGTTAATTTCACATGATACGGAATTTATGAACAATGTTGTCGATGTAATTTTACATTTAGAATTTACGAAAATGACGCGTTATACTGCGACATATGAGAAATTTATCGAGCTTGCAGAAATCAATAAGCGCCAGCATATTGATGCATATGAAAAACAGCAGGAATTTATTAAGCAGCAGGAAGATTTCATTGCCCGCAACAAAGCACGTTACTCAACAAGCGGCCGTGCAAAATCACGTGCAAAACAGCTGGACCGTATGGAGCGTATTGATCGCCCGGAAACTGCCGTGAAACCGGAGTTCAGCTTTAAAGAAGCGCGAACACCTGGCCGTTATATTGTGGAAGCAGAAAACTTGGTAATTGGCTATGATAAAGAAAAACCATTATTGCCGCCACTTACATTCCAAATCGAACGCGGTGAAAAAATCGCATTAGTCGGCATGAACGGTGTCGGGAAATCGACGTTACTGAAAACAATGTTAGGTAAAGTTCAGCCATTGGACGGTAAAGTGATTTTAGGTGACTATCTGGAGCCGTCATACTTCGAACAGGAAGTAAAAGCTGATAAAATCACACCGATCGATGATGTATGGAATGCCTTCCCTTCTATGGAACAAGCACAAGTTCGTGCAGCATTGGCACGTGCCGGTCTGAAAACGGACCATATTACTCGCCCACTGAATTCCCTTTCTGGTGGTGAGCAGGCAAAAGTACGTCTTTGCAAGCTGATGATGGATCAAACAAACTGGCTGATCTTTGACGAACCGACAAACCACTTGGACGTTGATGCGAAAGAAGAGCTTAAACGCGCCATGAAAGAATTCAAAGGTACAATCGTTCTAGTATCGCATGAACCTGAGTTCTATGAAGGTTTGGCAACAAAAGTTTGGAACGTGCAAGACTGGTTCACGACTCGTGAAACGAAGGAATTGAACGAATTTAAATAG
- a CDS encoding RNA polymerase sigma factor: MNELLTTIYDEYNRYIYHLCLKLTRNQNEAEDLMQEVWVKVVRYEESVSKVDHVKAWLTTITMNTFRDRYRKNVRRSKYMMNQPEQLDVPILDLVPNNDFTTEELVEKTEITKIVQEKMGQLDSIYQKTLWYFYVDQFSLAEISELMKVSIGTVKSRLFRAKARLKEILLSDNGVAETVLA; encoded by the coding sequence ATGAATGAATTATTAACGACTATTTATGATGAATACAACCGCTACATTTACCATCTTTGCTTAAAGCTTACACGCAATCAAAACGAAGCAGAAGATTTAATGCAGGAAGTTTGGGTAAAAGTTGTACGCTATGAAGAATCAGTTTCAAAAGTAGACCATGTAAAAGCATGGCTTACAACAATTACGATGAATACATTCCGCGACCGTTATCGCAAAAATGTACGTCGGAGTAAATACATGATGAATCAACCTGAACAATTAGACGTACCGATTTTAGATTTGGTTCCCAACAATGATTTTACGACAGAAGAACTTGTGGAAAAAACAGAAATTACAAAAATTGTGCAAGAGAAAATGGGTCAGCTTGATAGCATTTACCAAAAAACATTATGGTATTTCTATGTGGATCAATTCTCATTAGCCGAAATTTCCGAGCTGATGAAAGTATCAATCGGTACCGTGAAATCTCGCCTGTTCCGCGCAAAAGCACGTTTAAAAGAAATTTTGTTATCCGACAATGGTGTCGCAGAAACAGTATTGGCTTAG
- a CDS encoding undecaprenyl-diphosphate phosphatase yields MENFDLILVLKHFIIGIVQGLTEPIPVSSSGHVMIVSELLGMGEQGFTFAILTNTASLIAIMFIYREDIIRLITGFLLFIKTRNARYRADFNFALFVIIGSIPAGVLGVLLSDVIADNVSMTTIAIMLFVTGIALWLIRNLRGTKRDGDLSAKDALLVGFGQAVALTPGISRSGATIISAIAVGMKQETALRFSFMLYIPVSLGGVVLGFTDFLDEPNKADLAIPYTVTFLATLFMTYFAMRWFMGIMKNGKLHYFTYYCFLVGILLLIFY; encoded by the coding sequence ATGGAAAATTTTGATTTGATTTTAGTTTTAAAGCATTTTATTATCGGTATTGTCCAAGGCTTAACTGAACCGATACCGGTGTCATCAAGTGGACATGTCATGATTGTAAGTGAACTTCTGGGAATGGGTGAACAAGGTTTTACTTTCGCGATCCTGACGAATACGGCATCATTAATTGCGATCATGTTTATTTACCGTGAAGATATTATTCGGTTAATTACTGGGTTTTTACTGTTTATTAAAACACGTAATGCTCGATACCGTGCGGATTTTAATTTTGCATTGTTCGTCATTATCGGCTCGATTCCAGCAGGTGTTCTAGGTGTTCTGCTGAGCGATGTTATTGCAGATAATGTGAGTATGACGACAATCGCGATTATGCTGTTTGTGACAGGGATTGCCTTATGGTTAATTCGGAATTTACGCGGAACAAAACGTGACGGGGATTTATCAGCAAAGGATGCCTTATTAGTAGGTTTTGGGCAGGCAGTTGCATTAACACCGGGAATTAGCCGATCGGGTGCAACAATTATTTCGGCAATCGCTGTCGGAATGAAACAGGAGACGGCACTGCGTTTCTCATTCATGCTGTATATTCCGGTGAGTTTAGGCGGTGTTGTGCTAGGGTTTACTGACTTCCTCGATGAGCCAAACAAAGCGGATTTAGCCATTCCGTATACCGTTACATTCCTTGCGACCTTGTTTATGACATATTTCGCCATGCGCTGGTTCATGGGCATTATGAAAAACGGAAAGCTGCACTACTTTACGTATTACTGCTTTTTAGTTGGTATTTTATTATTAATATTCTATTAG
- a CDS encoding PseG/SpsG family protein — MQKRKIIWIIEHCEIKGTYPFERAVTLANLLQEEEIVLFVKTANQQLLDKLAQTGLNIVKFDRFIELKKKIRELEPHLIIHEGKDTQVEQIEMIKPFCSTIVHFDDFGMGAQLSDCHIVALFGESHEEPHTHELAGSYAFAVPPNLEKVAHQILEKPDSSIKDSLPHIVVAFEDGDSNNLTYRTLRHLTQLQIPLKISVAIDDDYHHDIDSLKMMALSRKNTVIVQKHDALLELMPQADLIICNANYTPYKVAAAGIPCITTAQQDNELNYAFTREMNGFIHIGLGRKMKQSIIQNAVMELLLHEQRRERAVRKQRSLEILTNNEILKNLLLDLAYARHNMAHI; from the coding sequence GTGCAAAAAAGAAAAATTATATGGATTATCGAGCATTGTGAGATTAAAGGAACATATCCTTTTGAGCGTGCAGTAACTTTGGCAAATCTGTTGCAGGAAGAAGAGATCGTTCTCTTTGTGAAAACTGCAAATCAACAGCTTCTTGATAAATTGGCCCAAACCGGCTTAAATATTGTAAAGTTTGATCGTTTTATCGAACTTAAAAAGAAAATTCGTGAATTGGAGCCGCATTTAATTATCCATGAAGGTAAAGATACCCAAGTTGAACAAATTGAAATGATTAAACCGTTTTGCTCGACGATTGTTCATTTTGATGATTTTGGCATGGGTGCACAGCTTAGCGACTGTCATATTGTTGCGTTGTTTGGGGAATCCCATGAAGAGCCGCATACACATGAGCTAGCCGGCAGCTATGCGTTTGCCGTTCCGCCAAATTTAGAAAAAGTCGCACACCAAATCCTTGAAAAACCCGATAGCTCGATTAAAGATTCACTTCCGCATATTGTTGTCGCATTTGAAGATGGGGATAGCAACAACCTTACTTATCGTACTTTACGCCACTTAACACAGCTGCAAATCCCTTTAAAAATTTCAGTCGCGATTGACGATGACTATCATCATGACATCGATAGTCTAAAAATGATGGCGTTAAGCCGGAAAAATACCGTCATCGTTCAAAAACATGATGCCCTGCTCGAGTTGATGCCGCAAGCAGACTTGATTATTTGTAATGCCAACTATACGCCTTATAAAGTGGCGGCAGCCGGCATTCCTTGTATTACAACGGCTCAACAGGATAATGAACTGAATTATGCATTTACACGCGAGATGAACGGCTTTATCCATATCGGGTTAGGCCGGAAAATGAAGCAGTCCATTATTCAAAATGCCGTGATGGAGCTCTTGCTTCATGAGCAGCGCCGTGAACGGGCTGTCCGCAAGCAGCGCAGTCTAGAAATTTTGACAAACAATGAAATACTGAAAAACCTGTTGCTCGATTTAGCTTATGCACGTCATAATATGGCACATATTTAA